CTTCGCTTTGCAAGGTGTGCTCGTGAAGATCACGGAAACAACGGAAGCCGACGCGAGCCTCACCCTGGCGGCGGCCAGGGAATCGGTGACCGTCACCGCCGAGCCGCCACTCGTCCAATCGTCTTCCCCCACCACCGGTCGCGTCATCGGCGAGACACAGCTCCGGCAGCTTCCCTTGCCCACCCGCAACTTCCAGCAACTCTTAACCCTCTCCCCGGGGACGGTGGCGGGCCTGTCGAACAACACTGAGCTCGGCCGCGGCGACGTGAACATCTCCGTCAACGGCCAGCGCAGCAC
The sequence above is drawn from the Candidatus Acidiferrales bacterium genome and encodes:
- a CDS encoding carboxypeptidase-like regulatory domain-containing protein, whose translation is MSARKFIACIVFILAAWGVGWAQTATTGQITGAVKDPSGAVIAGAKVTLTSPAGAEREATTDAEGHYRFPLLPPGTYQLTVEAPGFKAFALQGVLVKITETTEADASLTLAAARESVTVTAEPPLVQSSSPTTGRVIGETQLRQLPLPTRNFQQLLTLSPGTVAGLSNNTELGRGDVNISVNGQRST